GATCCAGGGCGAGCGCATGCGCCTGTTCCAGGTCTATTCGGCGGGCAACTTCATCGAGGCCACGGGCGAGACGCCCTACTTCCAGATCGGCGAATCCAAGTACGGCAAGCCCGTGCTGGATCGCGTCATCACCTCCGAAACCCCGCTGGACGAGGCCGCAAAGTGCGCGCTGGTGTCCATGGACAGCACGCTCAAGTCCAACCTCTCGGTGGGCCTGCCGCTGGATCTGATCGTCTACGAGAACAACCGCTTCGCCACGGACCGCATTGTCTGCCTGGACGCCGACAATCCCTATCTGCGCATGCTGCACGACAGCTGGGGCGAGCGCCTGCGCCATGTCTTCGACAGCATCGACGACCCGGCCTGGGACGGCGGCCAGACCGATACGCCGATTCGCATCCACAGCCCGCGCGCACATCCGCTGGTCAAGGTCGGCGCGCCCGTCGCCTCGCGCTCGGCCCATGGGCTGGGTGCAGGCAATAATCCGCCCGCCGCACTGCGCCAGCCCGTGGTGCCGGCTCAGGCGGGCCTGAGCATGGCCGATGAATACCAGCGCCTGCAGACGGCAGAGGAGCAGGCGCGCATGCAAAGACAGGCGGCGCTGTCCAGGCGCTAAACTGATCGACACATCCAACGCCCCCATGGGGCGTTTTTACTGTCCAGCCTGTCCCGCGCCATGTCCCAGCACACTGCCACTGCCAGTACGACGAACACCCTGCCCGTGGTCTTCGCGCATGCCAACAGCTTTCCCATAGGCACCTATCGCCTGCTGTTTTCGCTGCTGCGCCAGCGCGGCATCGAGGCAGGGGGCGTGCAGCGCTTCGGCCATGACCCGCAGCGCCCCGTCACCAACCACTGGCCGCATCTGGTGGACGAGCTGATCGAATACATCGAGCAGCAGGTCGAGCGGCACGGCCGGCCGGTCTATCTCGTGGGCCACTCGCTGGGCGGCATTCTGAGTTTTCAGGCGGCCTCCAAGCGCCCCGATCTGGCGCGCGGCGTGCTGCTGATCGACTCGCCCCTGCTGGGCGGCTGGAAGGCGAACGCCGTGGGCCTGGCCAAGCAGACGCAGATCGTGGCCTCGGTCTCCCCGGGCAAGATCAGCCAGCGCCGGCGCACCACCTGGGCCAGCAACGAGGAGGCGCTGGAGTATTTCCGTGGCAAGAAGGCCTTTGCCCAGTGGCACCCGCAGGTGCTGCAGGACTATGTGCAGCACGGCCTGGAGGACGACCAGGGCAAGCGCAGCCTGCTGTTCAGGCGCGAGGTGGAAACCGCCATCTACAACACCCTGCCCAGCAATCTCAACAACCAGCTCAGGCGTCACCCCGTGCGCTGCCCGGTGGCCTTCATCGGCGGTCGCTCGTCGGTGGAGATGCGCCAGGTGGGCATGGAGATGACGCAGCGCATCACCCGCGGGCGCATCACCATGCTCGACGGCGGCCATCTGTTCCCCATGGAGCGGCCCGAGGCCACCGCCGCCGCCATCGAGGCTTCGCTGCTCAATATGGAGCAGACCATTCTGCAGAAATCCGCTGGCAGCATCCATAAATAGATAGCTTGTACCGCCTGCCGTATCTGAATTTCAGCATCAAAACCATCTGAAATTCAATAGAAACAAGCGCTGGCAGCTATGAAAAAAGCCGCTTGCAATCACGCAAGCGGCTTTTTTGCGAACAGCGCCCAGTCGTTCAATGGTGCCAGTCCACGATGCCGGTATAGGCCGTCACCAACACGATGACGCCGAAAACGATGCGGTACCAGGCAAAGGGCACAAAGCTGTTGGTGGAGATAAAGCGCAGCAGCCAGCGCACGCACAGCCAGGCGCTGATGAACGAGAAGATCAGGCCCACGGCAAACAGCGGCACATCCGCCATGGACAGCAGCGCGCGCTCCTTGTAGAGGCTGTAGACGCCCGCGCCGATCAGCGTGGGCATGGCCAGGAAGAACGAGAAGTCGGTGGCCGCCTTGCGCGACAGGCCCATGAGCATGCCGCCGATGATGGTGGAGCCGCTGCGGCTGGTGCCGGGCACCAGGGCAAAGCACTGCACCAGGCCGACCTTGAGCGCATCGAGAGCCGTCATATCGTCCACCGACTGCACACGGGTGGCAGCGGCCGGCCGGTTCTCGGCCCAGAGAATCACGAAACCGCCGAGTATGAAGGTGGTCGCCACAATGACGGGCGTGAACAAATGCTCCTGCACGTATTTGCCGAACAACAGCGCCAGCACCACGGCAGGCAGGAAACCGATGAAGACGTTGAGCGCGAACTTCTGCGCCTGGCGGCTGCTGGGCAGCTCCACCAGTGTGTCCCGGATCTTCTGCCAGTACACCAGCATCACGGCAAAGATGGCCCCGGTCTGGATCGCAATCTCAAACACCTTGGCCTTGCCGCCAACGAAGCCCATCAGCGACCCCGCCAGGATCAGGTGGCCGGTTGAGGAAATCGGCAAGAACTCGGTCAGCCCTTCCACAATGCCCATGATGGCGGCCTTGACCAGCAATAAAGTATCCACGCGAATCGTCCTTTGGATGCAGGGTTGAAGCAAAGGCGCTCATTATCCGCTCGCCATTTTCCCGTTCGCGCTCACAAGACCTTTTCCGGCCGCCGATCGACAGACAATCGCAAACTTTTACAAGACACGGTCGACGCTTCTGGGCAAAGTCACGCGCTTGTGCTGCAATAGCTGCGCGCCGGTTGTCGGCGTTTTTTCAAAAATCACACCATCATGAAAAAATTTGTGGTCCTGGCTATCGTGTCCCTGGCCTGCAGCATGAGCATGGCTGCCAGCGACAAACCCAAAACCGCCCAGCAGCAGCTCATGGGCACCTGCAATACCGAAGCCACTGGCAAGAAGGGCGATGAACGCAAGGAGTTCATGAAGTCCTGCCTGTCCGACGGCAAGAAGCGTCAGCAGGAACGCATGAAGAGCTGCAATGCCGACGCCACCGGCAAAAAAGGCGACGAGCGCAAGGCCTTCATGAGCGAGTGCCTGAAGAAGGACTGAAGGGCCTGAGCGGCTTTGCCGCTTCCGCGCCGCGCGCAATGCACAAAGCCACCGCGAGGTGGCTTTGTGGTTTCAGGCGGAGGCAGTTGCCAGGGCCGTTCGCCGGGCGCGGCGTTTTTTCCACCAGATGACGACGCCGGTGATGGACAGCATGGCCACCATCACGCCGACCACCGATATCAGCACACGCCCGAAGGTGCCCAGGATGCGGCCGCTGTGCAGCGGCAGCTGCAGCTGCACGAACACATCGGCTCCCGTGCCGTGCCAGGGACGATAGCTGCCCAGCACCTCGCCGCTTTCCGAGCTCACATAGACATTGGACAGCCCCATGCCCATGGCCCCGGTCTCGTCGTCGGGATCGAAGAAGGACACGTTGTAGAACGGGAAATCCCCGCCATACCAGATGCCTCCGGCCTCGGTCTTGATGCCCAGCTGCACCGCCTCCTTGCGCGCGATTTCGATGGCCGTGGCAAAGCCGATCTTCGGCTCGATGAAGCTGCCGAAAGGCGCAGGCTTGAGCGTCTCGTAAGGGCCGGGCGTGGTGGTGGAGACCTTGCTCATCACCGGGTAGAACACCTCGCGGTAGAGGTTGATCGAGAACGAGGTAAAGGCCACGATGACGATCACGCTCCAGATCCACAGCCCGCCGGCGCGGTGCAGATCGAAATTGAGCTTGTAGGCACCGGCGCCCCAGCGTATGCGCCAGGACGGCATCCAGCGCGCCCACCAGGACTTGCCGCCAGCCTTGGCGGGCGCGTCCTGCGCCCCGGCCGCAGCCGCCTTCTTCTTCACCGGCAGGGTCAGCACCAGCGCCCAGAAGCTGTCGGCCAGCCACAGCAGCGCGAGACCACCCATGAACCAGTAGCCCCAGCGGTTGCTGCCCGCAAACGTGGGACTGAGCAGGCTTTCATGCAGATGGCGCAGCCAGGGCATGAGATTGCGCCAGCTCAGGGCCAGGCTCTTGGAGTCACGGTGGCCGGTGATGGCACCCGTCACCGGGTCCACGAACACCGTGTTGTAGCCGAGCACATGGGGCTTGCCCGTGGCCTGGTCCACCAGCGGGCGCACCAGAAAGGAAGCCGCCTCGCCTTCGCGCAGGCCCAGGCTCATATAGGAGATCTCGACGCGCGCATCGGCGGCCTGCACGGCCTGGGCCAGTTGTAGCGGCGTCTGCAGCGGACCGCGTCCCGCCGTGTGTAGCATGTCGGCGTTGAGCCAGTCGTCGATTTCATGATCCCACGAGAGCACCGCCCCCGTGAGACCGGTCATGACCAGGAAAGCCGCGAGAAACAGGCCTACCCAGCGATGAACCACGGTCCACAAAGCGCGCATCAGAAGTCCACGCTGGCGGTCAGCGAGAAGGTACGCGGTGCGCCCTGAACCAGATAGCCGTTGGTCGCATAACCGCCGACCGAGGCCCAGTAGTTGCGGTTGGCCACGTTGTCCACGCGTGCATTCAGTGTCACCAGCTTGCCGCCGACGTCCATCAGGTAGCGGGCGCCCAGGTCAAAGCGGGTCCAGGCCGGCACGCGCTGGGTGTTGCCTGCATTGGCGTACTGTGCGCCGGTATACATCAGCCGTGCATTCAGTGCCAGGCCGCGCACGCCCGGCACATCCCAGTCAGCGCCGATATTGGCCTGACTGCGGGGCACGCCTACCACGCGCTTGCCATCATTGGCGCCACTCGCCGTGGTCACGTATTTGGCGTCCAGCAGGGTCAGGCCACCGAGCAGGCGCAGGCCCTTGACGGGCTCGCCGAACACATTGAACTCCAGACCGCGGTTGCGCTGCTTGCCGAACACGCCGTAGACATTGTTCTCCACATAGGCGCTGGGCATGCTGGTGGTGAAGAAGGAGGCGCTGGCACCGATATTGCCGCCGTCGTATTTCAGGCCCGCCTCCTTCTGACGGGAGACATAGGGAGAGAACACCTGGCCTGCGTTGGTGACGACCTGACCACCGTTGGTCATGGGCGCGCTGCCACCCTTGGCCAGCCCTTCGATGTAGTTGGCATAAGCCGACACCTCGGGGGTCAGCTTGAACACCAGGCCCGCCACCGGCGTCACGCGGCTCTTGTCATAGCTGCCCGAGCTCGCGCCCGTCGTGGCATCGAAGCCGTCGACCTTGATGGTCTGGTAGCGCATGCCCACCGTCAGCAGCAGGCGCTCGTCCATGAAGCCCAGGGTATCGGCCAGCGCCAGGCTGCTGGTCTTGATACGCTCGGTCTCGCGCGGGCTGCCCAGTATGCCGCCCAGTCCGTTATAGGCAGGCGCAGGCAGGGCCACCGGGTTGTAGATGTTGTTGCTCTGGCCGGTTGCATAGTTGTAACCCCAGGCATTGCGTTCGCTGGAATCGAAGGCCGACAGCGAAGCCACCACCGAATGCTTGACCGCGCCGGTTTCAAACTTGCCGCGCACACCCAGCTCGCCGGTCTTGACGCGGTTCTTGCGCGTGTTGTCGAAGCGGTTGACCACGGCATCGCCAGCCGCGCTGGACAGCGTCAGGCCCGACAGCGCGTTGTCCTCGCTGCCCCGGCGCATGCCTACAGCGGCCCAGCCGGTCCATTGGTCGTTGAAGTCGTATTCCCCGCGCACGGTGCCGAACAGGTCGCGGCTGTTGGAGTAGGTCCAGGGCTGGGCGTAGTTGGTCTTGCTGTCAGGAGCAGCCGGAATGGGCAGATTGCCCGAAGGCGTCAGCGAGGGACGCGGCGCCGTCAGCTTGTGCTCCTGCCAGCCCAGATCGGCCGACAAACGTGCACGGCTGCTGCGCCAGTCCAGGCCCAACGAACCGACAGTGGTGTGGACCTTCTCACCGCTCACGCCGGTGCCGCCGCTGCGACGCGCAAGATTCAGGCGCACACCGGCTGCATCATCGGGGCCGAAGCGGCGGGCCACATCGGCTGCGGCATAAGCCTGCCCGCCGCTGGCGCCACCCAGGGTGACCCGATTGAGCGGCTCGTTGCCGGCGCGCTTGGGCACCACATTGATCAGGCCGCCCAGACCGCCGCCGCTGACGCTACCGGCACCCGCGCCGCTGAGAAAGGCATTCGCTCCGCGAAACACTTCCACGCGCTCCACAAACTCCGACGCCATGTATTGGCGCGGCACCAGACCGTACAGGCCGTTATAGGCCACATCATCGGAATACAGCACAAAGCCGCGCACAAAGTAGGCCTGCTGGAAATTGCCGAAGCCGCGCGCCGAGCGCACGCCCGCATCGTTGAGCAGCACGTCGCCCACACTTTTGGCCTGCTGATCCTGAATCAGATCGCTGGTATAGCTGGTGGCGGAAAACGGAGTCTCCATCATGTCCTGGTTTCCCAGCACGCCGACACGCGCGCCGCGCGCAACCTGCCCGCCCGCAAAAGGCTTGGCCAGACCCTGGGCCGAAGCATCGGCGCTGGCCTCCACGGTCACGGTCTGCAGGGCAGCTTCTGATTCAGTGCTGGAAGTCTGGGCAAAAACGGTCTGCTGGCTGCACAGTGCGAGGGCAGCCAGGGAAATCGGTCGGAGCAGGAACATTTTTTAAATTATTGAGAATGATTTTCAGAATCGTTAATTTTAGTAATCAATTCCATCCAGATGCCAAACACCCTGAAATCTCAACGGGATCCACGGCAAACAGCCAATCCTGAAACCGTCGCATGGTATGTGTGTGCGCACAAACCAGGCAGCCACACCCGTCACACCCACGGAGTTGCAGCTGGCTCCCGGCTTCTGTCACTTCGTCGCAAAGCGCTGGTCGTCAGCAGGCCCGGCTTGCACAGTCATATGCAAGCACCAGGAGCCAGCCATGACACTCACACCTCTGATTGCCTTTCACATGGGTTGCGCCATCGCAGCCACCTTGACCGGAGCCATTGCACTCTGGGCCAGGCGCCAGGCCGGCCCGCTGCCCTGGGTGCACAGAATTGCAGGCCGTAGCTTTGTGCTGCTCATGCTGGCCACCGCCATCTCCGCGTTGTTCCTACGCGACTTCAAGCTGCCCAACTGGGCAGGCTTCACGCCCATCCATCTGCTGATCCCCGTGACGCTGGGTGGCCTGGCGCTGTCCTTGTGGCATCTGGCCCATCAACGCATCGGCCAGCACCGCAGCGTCATGCGCAAGCTGTACTTCGGCAGCTGCGTGGTCGCAGGGCTGTTCACGCTGCTTCCAGGCCGGCTGCTCGGCAATCTGCTGTGGCAAGGACTGGCCTGATCCCCGCACTCATCCCAAGCACTACCAGGAAAAGACATGAACCCGATCTCTGAAGACGCCCTGCACCGCCAGGCACGCCGCCGCGCCGGCATGAAGCTGGGCTGGTATATCCATGCTGCGGTCTATGCCGCAGTGAATCTGGGACTGATGACCCTGGCACTGAGCCAGGGACGACACTGGGCCGTCTACCCGGCGCTGGGCTGGGGTCTGGGCCTGCTGATACATGGCGCCGTGGTCTGGCTGCTGGCGCCTGGCAGTCCGCTCTTTCAGCAGTTGCTGGAGCACGAGCTGAAAACACTGAAACGCAGCGAAAAGCGATAGATGCCAAGCCTCCCATCACCTACCATGCCCGTCATGTCCATGTTTGCGCCTGCCCACCTGCTTCGTCACGCCGGCATCACCGTGGCGGCCTGCCTGCTGATCGCCGCGGCCCTGACCGCTCTGGGCCAGGGCCTGTGGGATATCAATCTCGCCTACTCGCTGGCCATAGGCCTGATCAGCTGGCTGAGCATCGATCTGCTCAGGCTGCGCTGGCGCGAGTCCGACCAGATCCCCTGGCCGCGCGGTATGCGGGGCATGGCCGTGGTGCCGCTGGGAATTGCAGCAGGTCTGGTTCTGGGCAATCCTCTGGGTAGCCTCTATGTTCAGCAGTTCCATCCCGAACTGCCTGCCACAGGCAGGCCCTCGCTATGGCTACCGTTTGCCATCACCATGGCGACCAGCATTGCCATGTCCTGGGGCTTTTATGTGGTGGGCAAATCGCGCCATCTGCAAATGCAGGCAGAGCAGGCCCAGCGCCAGGCCGCCGAAGCCAGGCTCAGCCTGCTGCAGGCCCAGCTGGAGCCGCATATGCTGTTCAACACCTTGGCCAATCTGCGTGTGCTGATTGCAAGCGATGCACCACGTGCCGAGCAGATGCTCGACCATCTGATTGCCTACCTGCGTGCCACGCTTGCCGGTTCACGCAACGGCACCCACAGTCTTGCCAGCGAGTTTGCCTTGCTGACCGACTACCTGGCCCTGATGCAGATCCGCATGGGCGACAGACTCACCTACTCCCTGACGCTGCCCGCCGATCTGGCCGGACTGCCTGTGCCGCCCCTGCTGCTGCAGCCGCTGGTGGAGAACAGCATTCGCCATGGACTGGAGCCCCAGCTGGCCGGCGGCCATATTGCCGTTCAGGCAGAAATGCTGGATAACAGCCATCTCCTGCTCAGCGTGCATGACAATGGCCTGGGTCTGCCTGTGCTGCCTGGCCAGCCGCCTTCGGGCTCAGGCTTTGGCCTGCAGCAGATTCGCGAACGCCTGGCCAGCCGCTACGGCAGCGCTGCCCGCTTCGACCTGACAGCAGACAGCGCAGGCGGAACCAGGGCCTGCATCGTATTACCCCTGAAGCCCCAGCCATGAACACCAGCCCGCCGCGCGCCCTGATTGCCGAAGACGAACCGCTGCTGGCCCTGGCATTGCAGCAATTGCTGGGCCAGCTCTGGCCCCAGCTGCATATAGAGGCCAGGGTGGCCGACGGCATCAGCGCCGTGCAGCAGGCGCTGACCCGGCTGCCCGATCTGCTGTTCCTGGACATTCGCATGCCCGGCCAGACGGGGCTGGAAGCCGCCGCCGATATCGCCGATGCCTGGCCCGAAGAGCAAGCGCTGCCGGCGATTGTCTTTGTCACCGCCTACGACCAGTACGCCCTGGCGGCCTTCGAGGCCTGCGCCATGGACTATGTGCTCAAGCCGGTGCAGGCGGCGCGCCTCGGCCAGACCGTGCAGCGCCTGCAGCAGTGGTGGCAGCAGCGCCAGCCGGTACAGGGCACGGACCTTGCCATGCAGAATCACCGTCAGCTCGAACAGCTGCTCGGGCTGCAGCAGCAACTGCTGGTGCAGGTCCCCGCCGCGCTGCAGATCATTCAGGCCAGCGTCGGCAACCAGATCCATATGGTGAGGGTGCAGGACATCATCTACCTCGAAGCCGCCGACAAATATCTGCGCGTGCTGACGGCCTGTCAGGAGTATCTGATCCGTACCCCGCTGAAGGATCTGCTGCCGCAGCTCGACGCGCGCGAGTTCTGGCAAATCCATCGCGGCACCGTGGTACGGGCGCAAGCCATTGCCAGCGCCCAGCGTGACGAATCCGGGCGCCTGAGCCTGCTGCTGCGTGACCGCCCTGAAAAACTGGCCGTCAGCCGTCTGTACGCAACGCGGTTCAAGGCGATGTAGCCAGCAACATCACATCCTCCCAGTCCACACCCTGCATGGCATCCCAATGCGCCACGATGACACTGCGGGGCCGTGCCGGATTCTTGAGCTCGGCGGCCATGGCCGCCAGCGCATGCTGCACATAGCGCTCGGACGGCTTGTCCAGCGCCGCCAGCGGCTCGTCGATCAGTACCAGCTCGGCGGCGCTGGCCCAGCCCGCAGCCATCCACAGCTTGCGCTGCGTGCCCGATGAAAGGGCCAGCAGCGGCTTGTGCAAATGCGGCTCCAGCCCGAAGCCCTGCACATGCTGCTCGAACTGCTGCTGCGACCAATGCGGATACAGCGTGCGCTTCAAAGCCACCCAGCTCTCGGCCGGCATCTGGTTGTAGACATCGTTGAGCGGCTGACGTGGGTCCTGCCAGAAGCAGGAGCTTGCAGCCAGGCGGCCGTTGTCGGCGAACGGATAGTGCAACAAGCCCATGCGCAGCGGCAATTGCCCTGCCAATGCCTTGAGCCAGCTGGTCTTGCCCGTGCCCTCGTCGCCTTGCAGCAGACACAGTCCGGCATGCCAGCAATGCGAGGCCTCATGGGCAACCACCCGGCCCGGGTAGCCGAAACTCACCTGCAGAGCCTGAACCATGCACAGCGACTCGCAGCCATCATCGAGTTCAGAATTCATAGCTGACAACGCCTTGTATATATATGTCTACGGCTGATTTTGACCAAAGAACCTACAGCCATGCGCGAAGCAAGGCACAGGCACAATGGCGTCCCCCTCAACAGCGCGCAATATGCCATGGCTCTGGATTATCTGGAATTCGATTACAGCGAAGATGAAGAAGGCACGGGCACCTGGGACGCCATGGCCAGCGTCAAGGCCGAGCGCGTGCCGGCTTTGGCCGGCGAAATCGAAGCCCTGCTGCGCTGGGCCAGCCAGAAGTTTGCGGGCCGCCAGGGGCCCCTGGAAGACGGCAATGACTGGGACTATGACCTGCAGGCACAGGACGATGACGGCGAGCCCCTGAGCGCCCGCTTCGACAGGGCTTCAGGCAAGCTGGAGCTGCAGGCCTCGGCCACGGGCCGCACCACGGTCAACCTCTGTCTTTCGGGCTCCGCGCAGTTCGGCGATGCACTGCGCCAGGCCTTTGATCTCGAAGCCTGACATCCAAGCCTGAGTCTGCAGCGCCTGAAGCTTGAAGTCGGATGCGCGCTGTGCACAATGGATGACTCCAAGCGATCTGCAAAGGCATGTCCATGACCGAGCGACTCTCTGCCCCGTTTGTCATCGAGCAATTCTTCAAGGCACCGCGCGAGCTGGTCTACGCGGCCTTCACGCAAGGCGAGCACCTGAGCCAGTGGATGCGCCCGCCCGGCATGATCATGACGCAATGCGATGTGGATGCACGCGAAGGCGGCAGCTTTCATTACGGCATGCGCGCCGAGGCCATTCCCCAGGCGCCCGTCATGTGGGGCAAATGGAGCTTCAGGGAGCTGAAAGCGCCCGAGCGCATCGTCGTCGTGGTGCAGTTCAGCGATGCGGATGGCGGCGTCACGCGCCATCCGATGGCGCCGCAATGGCCGCTTTACACCTTGTCGACCACCACGCTCATCGAGGAAGCCGGCGGCACGCGCCTGCATCTGGAATGGCGAGCTCTCGATGCCAGCCCGGTCGAAGAAGCGCTGTTCGACAGCTCGCATGCCAGCATGAAGATGGGCTGGAGCGGCAGCATGCAGTTGCTGGCCGGATATCTGGCCAAGGTACAGGCAGCCTGATTACGAAGCCTCAAGCGCGCTGAGCGGGAAAACGCACGGACCAGGGGCGCCTGGCCACCGCCTGCCGATTACCCGGCTGTCAGCACCGTGACGCCCCAGCCCGAGCGACGTTCACCCCCTGAACAAGCATCCTGCAAGCGTCACAAGCAGTCCAAGCGGATCAGGAAGCCTCGCGCTGGAGCTTCCACTTGCTGTGCCCTTTGTCAAAGACGAACAGCATGTCGATGGTGCTTCCCAGACTCTGGTTCTGAATGGTGCAGCGATAGCCCGGACCATCCTGTCGGCAGTTTTTCACGCTGACCTCTTTATCCAGCGCCTGATTCAGATCGGCCCTGCCACTCGCGGTCGCGTAGTAGTCATAGAGCGCTTGCTTGACCTGGGTTTCGCTAGGTGCGCCGTTGTTGCTGCACCCCGCAACGGCAGCGACAGTCCCTAAGAGCAAAGCTTTCTTCAACATCTCGGACTCCCGTTGAAACGATAGCCGGCATGCCAAGCCCTGCCGCAGAGATGGCGGCCAAGCATGGCCGGGAATAGCCCAAGTTTTATCACGAAGCGGTCCGGCCTGTCCCCAAAATCACGGAGGGACAGGCGTACACAGAAGCTGTGCGCGGGCGCGCGATACTCGAGGCCATGCGCGTCCGGTCCAGCCGACCGGGCTCAGCAGTCCATATCCTGGCGCTGCCTGGGCGGCTCGGCCGCATTCCTGCGACTGGCCCCGGCACGCCCTGCCTTGCTCCACTGATAGTCCACTCCGTCGGGCGTCTTGCCGTCCTCGACCGCAGACACGCCCACGGGCCCGACCATATCGCGCAACTCCGACGAAATCACCACATGGGCATGGCGCTCGTCCTTGCGCAGCTGCTGGCACAGGGCCAGCGCCTCGCTCATCTGCGCATCGGAGAAGGGCCGGCATTGCGGCTGCCAAACCGGTGTCTGGCCCTCGGGCTCGGAATTGCGCAGGTAGAAAACAGCAATGCTCATGGTTTGATCTTCACAACAACAGAGCCACGGTTGTAACCCAGACCACAAGCCTGCACGGCGTGCTCACTCTTTGCGCAGCCCCGCGTCCAGCGGCTCCCAGCGCCCTGCCACATTCTTGAGCAAGGTGTTCACGGCCGTCAGCCTGCGGTTTCTGACGCTGTTGAGGTTGTTCTGGGCACTGAGCACCGTCGTCTGGGCCGAGATCACGTTCAGATAGGCCACGATACCGGCCTGGTACTGGTTGTTGGCCACGGTGAGCGACTTCTGCGCTGCGGCCAGGGCCTCGGTCTGCACCTGCTCCTCCTGCGCCAGATTGACGGCAGCGACCAGATTGTCCTCCACCTCCTGCAGCGCCGTCAGCACGGTCTGCTTGTAGGCGGCGGCATTCAGGTCCAGTGTGGCACGGGCCGACTCCACGGCCGCCGAACGCGCTCCACCGTCAAACAGACTCATGGCCAGCGCCGGGCCCAGCGACCAGAAAAGATTCGGTGCATTGAGCAGATCGGAGAGCACGGAGTTGCGATAGCCGGCCGATGCCGACAGGGTCAGCG
This DNA window, taken from Comamonas testosteroni TK102, encodes the following:
- a CDS encoding SRPBCC family protein; the protein is MTERLSAPFVIEQFFKAPRELVYAAFTQGEHLSQWMRPPGMIMTQCDVDAREGGSFHYGMRAEAIPQAPVMWGKWSFRELKAPERIVVVVQFSDADGGVTRHPMAPQWPLYTLSTTTLIEEAGGTRLHLEWRALDASPVEEALFDSSHASMKMGWSGSMQLLAGYLAKVQAA
- a CDS encoding LytR/AlgR family response regulator transcription factor, giving the protein MNTSPPRALIAEDEPLLALALQQLLGQLWPQLHIEARVADGISAVQQALTRLPDLLFLDIRMPGQTGLEAAADIADAWPEEQALPAIVFVTAYDQYALAAFEACAMDYVLKPVQAARLGQTVQRLQQWWQQRQPVQGTDLAMQNHRQLEQLLGLQQQLLVQVPAALQIIQASVGNQIHMVRVQDIIYLEAADKYLRVLTACQEYLIRTPLKDLLPQLDAREFWQIHRGTVVRAQAIASAQRDESGRLSLLLRDRPEKLAVSRLYATRFKAM
- a CDS encoding ABC transporter ATP-binding protein; translation: MNSELDDGCESLCMVQALQVSFGYPGRVVAHEASHCWHAGLCLLQGDEGTGKTSWLKALAGQLPLRMGLLHYPFADNGRLAASSCFWQDPRQPLNDVYNQMPAESWVALKRTLYPHWSQQQFEQHVQGFGLEPHLHKPLLALSSGTQRKLWMAAGWASAAELVLIDEPLAALDKPSERYVQHALAAMAAELKNPARPRSVIVAHWDAMQGVDWEDVMLLATSP